The Streptomyces sp. HUAS CB01 genome has a segment encoding these proteins:
- the purD gene encoding phosphoribosylamine--glycine ligase has protein sequence MKVLVIGGGAREHALCRALSLDPDVSALHCAPGNAGIADVAELHTVDALDGDAVAALAGRLEADLVVVGPEAPLVAGVADAVRAAGIACFGPSREAAQLEGSKAFAKEVMAAANVPTARSYVCTTPEEVDEALDAFGAPYVVKDDGLAAGKGVVVTADLEQAREHALACGRVVIEEYLDGPEVSLFAITDGETVLPLQPAQDFKRALDGDEGPNTGGMGAYSPLPWADPKLVDEVMESVLQPTVDELRRRGTPFAGLLYAGLAITSRGVRVIEFNARFGDPETQVVLARLKTPLAGVLLHAARGTLADEPPLNWRGESAVTVVIASHNYPGTPRTGDPIGGLDEVAEQDAPHAYVLHAGTRREGDAIVSAGGRVLSVTATGEDLTEARDRAYTAVGRIHLDGSHHRKDIAAKAASHS, from the coding sequence GTGAAGGTCCTCGTCATCGGCGGCGGCGCCCGCGAACATGCCCTGTGCCGCGCTCTCTCCCTCGACCCCGACGTCTCCGCTCTGCACTGCGCCCCCGGCAACGCCGGGATCGCGGACGTCGCCGAGCTGCACACGGTGGACGCCCTCGACGGCGACGCCGTGGCCGCGCTCGCCGGCAGGCTCGAGGCCGATCTGGTCGTCGTCGGCCCCGAGGCGCCGCTCGTCGCCGGCGTCGCCGACGCCGTACGGGCCGCGGGCATCGCCTGCTTCGGCCCGTCCCGCGAGGCGGCCCAGCTCGAGGGCTCCAAGGCCTTCGCCAAGGAAGTGATGGCCGCGGCGAACGTCCCCACGGCGCGCAGCTACGTCTGCACCACCCCGGAGGAGGTCGACGAGGCCCTGGACGCGTTCGGTGCGCCGTACGTCGTCAAGGACGACGGGCTCGCCGCGGGCAAGGGCGTCGTCGTGACGGCCGATCTGGAGCAGGCGCGGGAGCACGCGCTGGCCTGCGGTCGCGTGGTCATCGAGGAGTACCTGGACGGGCCCGAGGTCTCGCTCTTCGCCATCACCGACGGCGAGACGGTGCTGCCGCTCCAGCCCGCGCAGGACTTCAAGCGCGCCCTGGACGGCGACGAGGGGCCGAACACGGGAGGCATGGGCGCGTACTCGCCGCTTCCGTGGGCCGACCCGAAGCTCGTCGACGAGGTCATGGAGAGCGTGCTCCAGCCCACCGTGGACGAACTCCGCCGGCGCGGCACACCGTTCGCGGGCCTGCTGTACGCGGGTCTCGCGATCACCAGCCGCGGTGTGCGCGTGATCGAGTTCAACGCCCGTTTCGGCGACCCCGAGACCCAGGTGGTGCTCGCCCGGCTCAAGACCCCGCTCGCGGGCGTGCTGCTGCACGCGGCCCGGGGCACCCTCGCCGACGAGCCGCCGCTGAACTGGCGCGGCGAGTCCGCCGTGACCGTCGTCATCGCCTCCCACAACTACCCGGGCACGCCCCGCACCGGCGATCCGATCGGGGGACTCGACGAGGTCGCCGAGCAGGACGCCCCGCACGCGTACGTCCTGCACGCCGGGACCAGGCGGGAGGGCGACGCGATCGTCAGCGCGGGTGGCCGCGTGCTCTCGGTGACCGCGACCGGCGAGGACCTGACGGAGGCCCGGGACCGCGCGTACACCGCCGTGGGGCGCATTCACCTGGACGGCTCGCACCACCGCAAGGACATCGCCGCGAAGGCCGCTTCGCACTCCTGA
- a CDS encoding DNA polymerase III subunit gamma and tau has protein sequence MSSLALYRRYRPESFAEVIGQEHVTDPLQQALRNNRVNHAYLFSGPRGCGKTTSARILARCLNCEQGPTPTPCGECQSCRDLARNGPGSIDVIEIDAASHGGVDDARELREKAFFGPASSRYKIYIIDEAHMVTPAGFNALLKVVEEPPEHLKFIFATTEPEKVIGTIRSRTHHYPFRLVPPGTLREYLGEVCGRERIPVEDGVLPLVVRAGAGSVRDSMSVMDQLLAGAADDGVTYAMATALLGYTEGSLLDSVVDAFASGDGAAAFEVVDRVIEGGNDPRRFVADLLERLRDLVILAAVPDAAEKGLIDGPADVVERMQAQAQVFGAAELSRAADLVNTGLTEMRGATSPRLQLELICARVLLPAAFGDERSLQARLDRLERGAATAFPAQQSGPTMGYVPGPEAHAPMVPGGGPAAARAAVRGGGAAPDQQAQPQSVQGQQAPSQPVRPEPVRQPAPAESPQPQPSQAPQQPVEAESAEPGAPQAPAGPPPAPAPEPTGPRPGAWPGAAAPGSGGSATRPGAWPSAAAPGQGARPSVAPEPPAAAPAPAPAAAAPASPPQGVAPAAAQGAAQVRNMWPEILEAVKNRRRFTWILLSQNAQVAGFDGTTLQLGFINAGARDNFASSGSEDVLRQALAEQFNVQWKIEAIIDPSGGGGQPPSGPGGSSGGGYGGGHGAPAGRPAQSPAASSPAPQPSQAPRASQQPAAPSSPPPAGGTGGPAPQQGSSAAQSARAAAPQAPPPPPPVALEDDIPEEDDPDLVDSALSGHDLIVRELGATVVEEYTNE, from the coding sequence GTGTCGTCCCTTGCGCTGTACCGCCGCTACCGACCCGAGTCCTTCGCCGAGGTCATCGGGCAGGAGCATGTCACCGACCCGCTGCAGCAGGCGCTGCGGAACAACCGGGTCAATCACGCGTACCTGTTCAGCGGGCCGCGCGGATGCGGGAAGACGACCAGTGCCCGCATCCTCGCGCGATGCCTGAACTGTGAGCAGGGTCCCACTCCCACCCCCTGCGGGGAGTGCCAGTCCTGCCGGGACCTCGCGCGCAACGGGCCGGGGTCGATCGACGTCATCGAGATCGACGCCGCATCGCACGGTGGTGTGGACGACGCCCGTGAGCTTCGGGAGAAGGCGTTCTTCGGGCCCGCCTCCAGCCGCTACAAGATCTACATCATCGACGAGGCCCACATGGTCACCCCGGCGGGCTTCAACGCCCTGCTGAAGGTGGTCGAGGAGCCGCCGGAGCACCTCAAGTTCATCTTCGCGACGACCGAGCCGGAGAAGGTCATCGGGACGATCCGCTCGCGTACGCACCACTATCCGTTCCGCCTCGTGCCGCCCGGGACCCTCCGGGAGTACCTGGGCGAGGTGTGCGGCAGGGAGCGGATTCCCGTCGAGGACGGGGTCCTTCCGCTGGTCGTGCGCGCCGGCGCGGGTTCGGTGCGGGACTCGATGTCGGTCATGGACCAGTTGCTGGCCGGCGCAGCGGACGACGGTGTGACGTACGCCATGGCGACGGCCCTCCTGGGGTACACGGAGGGATCGCTGCTCGACTCGGTCGTCGACGCCTTCGCCTCCGGCGACGGCGCCGCGGCGTTCGAGGTCGTGGACCGGGTCATCGAGGGCGGCAACGACCCGCGTCGTTTCGTCGCGGACCTGCTGGAGCGGCTGCGGGACCTGGTGATTCTCGCTGCGGTCCCGGACGCGGCCGAGAAGGGGCTCATCGACGGTCCCGCGGACGTGGTCGAGCGGATGCAGGCGCAGGCGCAGGTGTTCGGGGCCGCCGAGCTCAGCCGGGCCGCGGACCTCGTCAACACCGGTCTGACGGAGATGCGGGGCGCCACCTCGCCCCGGCTCCAGCTGGAGCTGATCTGCGCCCGGGTGCTGCTGCCCGCGGCCTTCGGGGACGAGCGGTCCCTGCAGGCCAGGCTCGACCGGCTGGAGCGCGGCGCCGCCACGGCGTTCCCGGCGCAGCAGTCCGGGCCGACGATGGGCTACGTGCCGGGGCCGGAGGCGCATGCGCCGATGGTTCCGGGCGGTGGGCCGGCCGCCGCGCGTGCGGCGGTACGGGGCGGCGGAGCGGCCCCCGACCAGCAGGCTCAGCCCCAGTCCGTCCAAGGACAGCAGGCCCCGTCGCAGCCCGTTCGGCCGGAGCCGGTCCGGCAGCCCGCACCGGCCGAGTCCCCGCAGCCCCAGCCCTCGCAGGCTCCCCAGCAGCCCGTCGAGGCGGAGTCCGCGGAGCCCGGGGCCCCGCAGGCGCCGGCCGGCCCGCCGCCGGCCCCCGCCCCGGAGCCCACCGGACCGCGGCCCGGCGCGTGGCCGGGGGCCGCGGCACCCGGCTCCGGAGGCTCCGCCACCCGGCCCGGCGCCTGGCCGTCGGCCGCCGCGCCCGGCCAGGGCGCCCGCCCGTCGGTGGCACCCGAGCCCCCCGCCGCCGCCCCTGCCCCCGCGCCGGCGGCCGCCGCTCCCGCCTCCCCGCCCCAGGGCGTCGCCCCCGCCGCGGCCCAGGGAGCCGCCCAGGTGCGCAACATGTGGCCGGAGATCCTGGAGGCGGTGAAGAACCGCCGCCGCTTCACCTGGATCCTCCTCAGCCAGAACGCCCAGGTGGCGGGATTCGACGGCACCACCCTCCAACTCGGCTTCATCAACGCCGGAGCGCGTGACAACTTCGCGAGCAGCGGCAGCGAGGACGTGCTGCGGCAGGCGCTCGCCGAGCAGTTCAACGTGCAGTGGAAGATCGAGGCGATCATCGATCCGTCGGGCGGCGGGGGGCAGCCCCCGTCCGGCCCGGGCGGTTCGTCCGGGGGCGGCTACGGCGGTGGTCACGGGGCACCGGCCGGTCGGCCGGCCCAGTCCCCCGCCGCCTCGTCGCCCGCACCCCAGCCGTCGCAGGCTCCGCGGGCGTCCCAGCAGCCGGCGGCGCCCTCCTCCCCGCCCCCGGCGGGCGGGACGGGCGGTCCGGCCCCGCAGCAGGGGTCGTCCGCCGCGCAGTCCGCACGGGCCGCCGCCCCGCAGGCCCCGCCTCCGCCGCCGCCCGTCGCGCTCGAGGACGACATCCCGGAGGAGGACGATCCGGACCTCGTGGACTCGGCTCTGTCCGGTCACGACCTGATCGTGAGGGAACTCGGCGCCACCGTTGTGGAGGAATACACAAACGAGTAG
- a CDS encoding sensor histidine kinase, protein MSTAGPGSVPTPRRTLRDTSRRTALTVDVLLTAAAALEVLTWYGHHDMASALVCPPALLALLVRRRFPVPVLLATLPSMATGDLWLAPMIALFTVASGSAGRAAVIGSTAAVFGAALWSGYAVDTGSLGWGDHLFAVEVALMFSVGPAGLGLLARTRSRLRSRLADLTASQSHGRRLEAERAVAQERARMAREMHDTVSYHLGIIAAQSGALWATATDEVIREDADTIRRHSADAMAELRTIVGVLRRSSGRTDDDSPGLERLRTLVHEARLDAGLDLVLPPAPCSPAVERAAYRTVQEALTNVRKHAPGAPVTVTVRPTPRGDALLVEIRNGPVPDAVRPVVPDTTTGGYGLTGLKERTALVNGTFRAGGTPEGGFVVRSEIPLVPAPARGTTPQRASAPGASDARSYTDTCRRLDAV, encoded by the coding sequence ATGAGCACCGCCGGACCAGGCTCCGTTCCCACACCGAGGAGGACGCTCCGCGACACGTCCCGACGCACCGCCCTCACCGTCGACGTACTTCTCACTGCGGCGGCGGCACTGGAAGTACTCACCTGGTACGGGCACCACGACATGGCATCCGCCCTGGTGTGCCCACCCGCGCTGCTCGCCCTCCTGGTGCGGCGCAGGTTCCCCGTGCCGGTGCTCCTGGCCACCCTCCCGTCCATGGCCACGGGCGACCTGTGGCTCGCCCCCATGATCGCCCTGTTCACGGTGGCGTCCGGAAGTGCCGGCCGCGCCGCCGTGATCGGTTCCACCGCGGCGGTGTTCGGGGCGGCGCTGTGGTCCGGCTACGCCGTCGACACCGGTTCCCTCGGCTGGGGCGACCACCTCTTCGCCGTCGAGGTGGCCCTCATGTTCAGTGTCGGCCCCGCCGGCCTGGGCCTCCTGGCCCGCACCCGCTCCCGGCTCCGGTCCCGCCTCGCCGACCTCACGGCCTCGCAGTCGCACGGCCGCCGGCTGGAAGCCGAACGGGCCGTCGCCCAGGAGCGCGCCCGTATGGCGCGGGAGATGCACGACACGGTCTCGTACCACCTCGGCATCATCGCCGCCCAGTCCGGAGCCCTGTGGGCGACGGCGACCGACGAGGTGATCCGTGAGGACGCCGACACGATCCGCCGCCACAGTGCCGACGCGATGGCGGAACTCCGCACCATCGTCGGGGTGCTGCGCCGCTCCTCCGGACGGACCGACGACGACTCCCCGGGCCTGGAGCGTCTGCGGACCCTGGTCCACGAGGCGCGTCTGGACGCCGGGCTCGATCTCGTCCTTCCCCCGGCGCCCTGCTCACCGGCCGTGGAGCGCGCCGCCTACCGGACCGTCCAGGAAGCACTCACCAACGTCCGCAAGCACGCCCCCGGCGCACCGGTCACCGTCACCGTGCGCCCCACCCCCCGGGGCGACGCCCTGCTCGTCGAGATCCGCAACGGCCCCGTGCCCGACGCGGTGCGGCCCGTCGTGCCCGACACGACCACGGGCGGATACGGCCTCACCGGCCTCAAGGAACGCACTGCCCTGGTCAACGGCACGTTCAGAGCGGGCGGCACCCCGGAGGGCGGCTTCGTCGTACGCTCCGAGATCCCCTTGGTCCCGGCACCGGCGAGGGGTACGACTCCTCAGCGCGCCTCCGCCCCGGGGGCTTCCGACGCGCGCTCGTACACCGACACGTGCCGCAGGCTGGACGCGGTGTAG
- a CDS encoding class I SAM-dependent methyltransferase, giving the protein MALGNALYDQKLASVYDRMYPIGHDTDQAVEFVAALTPPGGSVLELGVGTGRIAVPLAERGFAVHGVDGSEAMLAELARRDPQGAVTTQFGDFTAEGTGRTFDTVTLILNTFFVAITKEQQLGCLELVRRQLSPGGRFVLEAFDPAPYHTMEKPDFSVRHLDERAVMLDTLTVDRSLQLMVSTHTIIDGGAPETREHVLRYAFPFEIDLLAELSGLRLVERTEDWAGNPYTASSLRHVSVYERASEAPGAEAR; this is encoded by the coding sequence ATGGCCCTCGGAAACGCCCTGTACGACCAGAAGCTGGCCAGCGTGTACGACCGCATGTACCCGATCGGCCACGACACGGACCAGGCCGTCGAATTCGTGGCCGCGCTGACCCCACCGGGCGGGAGCGTCCTCGAACTCGGGGTGGGCACCGGCAGGATCGCCGTCCCCCTGGCGGAGCGCGGCTTCGCGGTGCACGGCGTCGACGGGTCCGAGGCGATGCTCGCCGAACTCGCCAGGCGGGACCCGCAGGGCGCGGTGACCACGCAGTTCGGCGACTTCACCGCGGAGGGCACGGGCCGCACCTTCGACACGGTGACCCTGATACTGAACACGTTCTTCGTGGCGATCACCAAGGAGCAGCAGCTCGGCTGCCTGGAGCTCGTCCGCCGGCAGCTCTCACCCGGGGGGCGGTTCGTGCTGGAGGCCTTCGATCCGGCGCCGTACCACACCATGGAGAAGCCCGACTTCTCCGTACGGCACCTCGACGAGCGGGCCGTCATGCTGGACACGCTGACCGTCGACCGGTCCCTTCAACTGATGGTGTCGACGCACACCATCATCGACGGCGGCGCACCGGAGACCCGCGAGCACGTGCTGCGCTATGCCTTCCCTTTCGAGATCGACCTGCTTGCCGAACTGTCGGGGCTGCGCCTCGTGGAGCGCACGGAGGACTGGGCGGGGAACCCCTACACCGCGTCCAGCCTGCGGCACGTGTCGGTGTACGAGCGCGCGTCGGAAGCCCCCGGGGCGGAGGCGCGCTGA